The genomic interval ATCTCTTGCCCCAACGATAAGTTCCATCGTAGAAATTCGACTGATGAAAATTGTTCCCATGATACCGGCAAGAAAATTAACGGCATTGATATTCCCTTTGGAAACATCAATCAGGACATCTGTATCAACCAAAAACGCACTCATTTCCCATACCTTTGCTGATCGCGCAGGTTGCGAACATACGAGAGGCCATCAGAAATATCTTCTCGGTCTTTCCAAAGGCCAAAAAAAGGAAATGATTTAATTGCCTCCACTTCGTCCACTTCTTTAATATAAACCTCTCCTATCACACCTTCGTCAATTTCCTGAAGTGTTTCAAGCGGAATGAAGACACCTTTTTCATATTTCACAGGAATCGATTGCATAATAAACGCTCCTTTTATTTTGTTTTATCGTGTACTATGTGCATGAAATATAATCAACGTGTCTCAGATAGACCATAACCATTTTTCTTTGTATCCTCAAACGTCGGCTTTTTGTATGAGTCTTTGACAGCGACCTCACCCATGAAAAACTTGCACCAGATTAGACGCTTTTCCCGACACAGTCACAGGATCGAGTGCTCCCTCCCCAAAGAGGCGCGGAA from Gemmatimonadota bacterium carries:
- a CDS encoding DUF104 domain-containing protein, translating into MQSIPVKYEKGVFIPLETLQEIDEGVIGEVYIKEVDEVEAIKSFPFFGLWKDREDISDGLSYVRNLRDQQRYGK